The proteins below come from a single Xenopus tropicalis strain Nigerian chromosome 9, UCB_Xtro_10.0, whole genome shotgun sequence genomic window:
- the LOC100485144 gene encoding protein mono-ADP-ribosyltransferase PARP14-like yields MGDTDTFPFPVALEWNLGPEKLKELKNKLLVYFQSKSKSNGGECVIRDPDCTPGYVLIHFSQETAQQQVLQRESHTLTLSGGEKLKLHVRLPGATPPIGGKDLNNQQSQENLQQQLDTEDPPQGPNTGSHDSPPPVILIGNVQDSCSLEMLNLLVESVSGKQEDSDFHVEMIPEFCSAALTFTCNVDFYSFMGDFSRNHRVKQLKLTAKPLEATNVIRAENLPPNTGEDHLMIYFESPQHGAGKVEDVVLFPQEEAAVITFHDKGAAEMVMAKQHMFGKKPISVYPYYESLGLTLYGEKGPCVTLPEPLEVPVSPYVLEFILGDPQIKGDIDKKMADKNCEMTWPDPNCPNPTIKLSIPSSISSHLRTVAKIVRTWRDQVSTEFSLFISKFKVAEYDVIPPVWEAIKGEASSSTYRGVLVKPDLSKHKVFLAGLSKVMTKEEETFRALVENTTRQIDRQNNSLAKAVPLSPARYEIMKTNGLEKSLQKSFPKLKISYDIEAKNIELYGLKEEVLGSQCEILSMEKGFKRKPITLEGHVVKFLQAAGHEELSCFLFIRHNINAMFEVEDNEVALTGLSMKDLSEAEAQMGRELVCKQLTVEDKMIIQKHEWKSLKKNLHETLNAEKQTIVIEEFPRGAENQVVIAGLAPSVGKASQQIHDFLEMNTPIQKDIPVTSVAVIQFIMEKKEQDMNKIKKNVEIAMKHRTISMYGPRPYVQEAVGLMENVLASLHWDVLEIRKPGAKKFCLKNKELHVNTAKTKYNCVIHLQEDGEDGFIPDVKCEGVLHYQVNLPGGVTVAVYKDDLARHSVDVVVNAANEDLKHIGGLAGALLRAAGPKLQTDCDQIIKIRGRLSAGDAVITDAGNLPCKQVIHAVGPVWNAFFPGKCDRQLHKAITSCLDLAARKGHRSIGIPAVSSGIFGFPLKRCVTHILGSIKAYVEDNSAHSTIKQIHLVALESATVQAFTDALRAESEQLKVGSAPKATSDVTINKREKSPSPTRVTNSQEQTVTTNEGLIIKVIQQAIEDSTTDVIVNNVGQKLQLNEWQISRALAARAGPQLQQLLSNSSQGASAPNGSVFSTDGCNLNCAKVLHVVMPQWDRRVGERVLRKSIKSCLKLTEQQSLQSISIPAIGTGKLGYPKDLVAAVTFKEILHFSSKAQSLQEVNIVLHPRDTENIQVFSKELQRLCREDSPSDTNSPSRTSSDFFGTVTSPALGVHEMRIGPITYQVKTGDITKENTDIIVNSTNNSFTLQSGVSKAILDAAGPSVTLECQQLGGNPSVASSSAMGKMAALLSGLPYGTQGQTSFILTQSGNLQCTNILHVVGQTDPKCIQRCVLDVLQECNRLQMASVALPAMGTGAGQVPASIVAGAMLDGVEDFVKSQAAPSVTTVRIVIFQQPMLSDFYTSMKGKEGTAVSQPQSMFSKLYSWALPAKKKPTQKLTAFQLTDNIDPAIIHLCAANKQEVSDTRLWLGKLILDEQSEEVLQDEWVGDFEEAEQQALSDLQKRLQVFIEYEPSTPSVKVSGLTRDVMEATKEIQAMIKQIRDQRTTEREAELYSNLVEWSYHDGRRMVPFDKLTNLQLEEAASEKKRQVTVRVKGMELTVDINNRKATDSRGNTKEIRRVAKHEGETLNLPQNWDPMGKEQVKVVQLAVNSPEYTTVQGKFAQTCAMNILKIERIQNQALWQNYQIKKNHLDNKYGGTTNEMQLFHGTDSATVLNVNRNGFNRSFAGRNAAMIGNGTYFAVNANYSAQGTYSQPDGNGHKRMYLARVLTGKYCHGQRGMITPPPRNQADPTDLYDSVTDNPAGPSMFVIFSDIQAYPEYLITFS; encoded by the exons ATGGGGGACACTGATACATTCCCATTCCCTGTGGCCCTAGAGTGGAATCTGGGGCCCGAGAAACTCAAGGAGCTGAAAAACAAACTGCTTGTGTATTTCCAGAGCAAGAGCAAGTCTAACGGAGGGGAGTGTGTGATCAGGGACCCCGACTGCACCCCcggatatgtcctcatccacttcagccaagaaacag CGCAGCAGCAGGTTCTGCAGAGAGAGAGTCACACCCTGACGTTATCGGGAGGAGAGAAACTGAAGTTACACGTCCGACTGCCCGGGGCAACTCCTCCCATAGGGGGCAAGGATCTTAAT AATCAACAATCACAAGAAAATCTCCAGCAGCAGCTCG ATACAGAGGATCCTCCCCAGGGACCAAATACTGGATCCCATGATTCCCCACCCCCCGTGATCCTGATCGGGAATGTCCAGGACTCCTGCTCACTTGAGATGTTAAACCTCTTGGTGGAGAGCGTCAGCGGGAAACAAGAGGACTCAGACTTCCACGTGGAGATGATTCCTGAGTTCTGCTCTGCTGCTCTCACCTTTACCTGTAACGTTG ATTTCTACAGTTTTATGGGCGACTTCTCCAGGAACCACAGGGTTAAGCAACTGAAACTCACAGCGAAGCCTTTGGAGGCCACCAATGTTATCCGAGCTGAGAATCTGCCCCCAAACACAGGCGAGGACCACCTGATGATTTACTTTGAGAGCCCACAGCACGGGGCGGGTAAAGTTGAGGACGTGGTGCTTTTTCCACAAGAGGAGGCTGCAGTTATAACATTTCATGATAAAGGAG ctgCAGAGATGGTGATGGCAAAGCAGCATATGTTTGGGAAGAAGCCGATATCCGTGTATCCTTACTATGAGTCCCTGGGTTTAACTCTGTATGGGGAGAAGGGACCTTGTGTAACATTACCTGAACCCCTGGAGGTGCCAGTCAGTCCGTATGTACTGGAATTCATACTGGGAGACCCACAGATAAAAGGCGACATAGACAAGAAGATGGCAGATAAGAACTGTGAGATGACATGGCCAGATCCAAACTGCCCCAATCCCACCATTAAACTGTCCATCCCCAGCTCCATATCATCTCATCTCAGGACTGTGGCAAAGATTGTACGGACATGGAGAGATCAGGTTTCTACAGAATTCTCCCTTTTTATTTCCAAGTTCAAAGTCGCAGAGTACGATGTGATTCCACCAGTTTGGGAAGCCATCAAAGGAGAAGCCAGCAGCTCCACATATAGGGGGGTTTTGGTCAAACCAGACCTTTCCAAACACAAAGTCTTCCTTGCAGGACTCTCCAAAGTTATGACTAAGGAAGAGGAAACTTTCAGGGCCCTGGTAGAAAATACCACCAGGCAAATTGATAGACAAAATAACAGCTTGGCCAAAGCCGTGCCGCTCTCTCCTGCTCGCTATGAAATCATGAAAACCAATGGCCTTGAGAAGAGCCTACAGAAATCATTTCCAAAATTAAAGATCTCCTATGATATAGAAGCAAAGAATATTGAGCTCTATGGGCTGAAAGAGGAAGTTTTGGGCTCCCAATGTGAAATACTAAGCATGGAAAAAGGTTTCAAACGCAAACCCATTACTCTCGAGGGTCACGTGGTAAAATTCCTGCAGGCAGCAGGACATGAAGAACTCTCATGCTTTCTGTTCATACGGCACAATATCAACGCAATGTTTGAGGTTGAGGATAATGAAGTCGCTTTAACCGGACTCTCCATGAAGGATCTGTCAGAGGCAGAAGCACAGATGGGCCGAGAGTTAGTCTGTAAGCAACTTACTGTAGAAGACAAGATGATTATCCAAAAACATGAGTGGAAAAGTTTGAAGAAAAATTTACATGAAACTTTGAATGCTGAGAAACAAACCATTGTGATTGAGGAGTTTCCCCGAGGGGCAGAGAATCAGGTGGTTATTGCTGGTCTGGCTCCCAGTGTAGGGAAAGCTTCCCAACAGATCCATGACTTTCTGGAGATGAACACTCCCATACAGAAGGACATTCCCGTCACATCGGTGGCCGTTATACAGTTTATCATGGAGAAGAAGGAACAGgacatgaataaaataaaaaagaatgttgAGATTGCGATGAAGCACAGGACTATCTCCATGTATGGTCCGAGACCGTACGTTCAAGAGGCAGTCGGCCTTATGGAAAATGTGTTGGCCTCTCTGCACTGGGATGTACTGGAGATTAGGAAGCCAGGAGCCAAGAAGTTCTGCTTGAAGAACAAAGAGCTTCATGTCAATACAGCAAAGACTAAGTACAACTGTGTGATACATTTACAAGAGGACGGAGAAGATGGGTTTATTCCTGATGTGAAGTGTGAGGGTGTCCTCCATTATCAAGTGAACCTGCCGGGTGGAGTGACCGTTGCAGTCTATAAGGATGACCTGGCCCGTCACTCTGTTGATGTTGTGGTTAATGCAGCCAATGAGGATCTGAAGCACATAGGGGGGCTTGCAGGGGCCCTACTGAGAGCTGCGGGGCCCAAACTACAAACTGATTGTGATCAGATTATAAAAATACGAGGGAGATTATCGGCTGGTGATGCAGTGATTACTGATGCCGGGAATCTGCCCTGCAAGCAGGTCATACACGCTGTTGGGCCCGTATGGAACGCGTTCTTTCCAGGGAAATGTGACCGGCAGCTCCACAAAGCAATAACCAGCTGCTTGGATCTGGCTGCAAGGAAAGGACACCGCTCCATCGGGATCCCAGCTGTCAGCTCAGGGATTTTTGGATTTCCACTAAAAAGATGCGTGACCCATATCCTGGGGTCCATTAAGGCGTATGTGGAGGACAACTCTGCCCACAGCACCATCAAACAGATCCATCTCGTTGCTCTTGAGTCTGCCACCGTCCAGGCCTTTACTGATGCTCTCAGAGCAGAATCTGAACAGCTGAAAGTTGGATCAGCACCAAAAGCAACAAGCGACGTCACAATTAATAAACGAGAGAAGTCGCCATCACCAACCAGGGTCACCAACTCCCAGGAGCAGACAGTGACCACCAATGAGGGGCTGATCATAAAGGTTATCCAACAGGCGATTGAAGACTCCACA ACTGACGTCATTGTGAACAACGTGGGGCAGAAGCTCCAGCTGAACGAATGGCAGATAAGCAGAGCCTTGGCCGCTCGGGCTGGACCTCAACTGCAGCAGCTTCTGTCCAATAGCAGCCAAGGGGCATCGGCGCCAAATGGATCAGTGTTCTCTACTGACGGCTGCAACCTCAACTGTGCGAAGGTTCTTCATGTTGTGATGCCACAATGGGATCGCAGGGTGGGAGAGAGG gtgCTCAGGAAAAGTATAAAATCCTGCCTGAAGCTGACTGAAcaacagagcttgcaatcaatATCAATTCCAGCCATTGGCACGGGAAAACTGGGTTACCCTAAGGATCTGGTGGCAGCGGTAACGTTTAAAGAAATTTTACACTTTAGCTCTAAGGCACAAAGCCTCCAAGAAGTGAATATCGTCCTTCACCCGAGAGATACAGAGAATATCCAG GTATTCTCCAAGGAACTTCAGCGGCTCTGCAGGGAGGATTCCCCGAGTGACACAAATTCTCCCTCCAGAACATCATCGG ATTTCTTTGGAACGGTGACGAGCCCGGCGCTGGGGGTCCATGAGATGAGAATCGGCCCCATTACCTACCAAGTGAAGACCGGAGACATCACCAAGGAGAATACGGATATTATTGTCAATTCCACAAACAATTCCTTCACCCTCCAATCAG GGGTCTCTAAAGCAATTCTGGATGCGGCCGGACCAAGTGTTACACTAGAATGTCAGCAGCTCG gGGGAAACCCTTCCGTTGCCTCTTCCTCAGCGATGGGCAAGATGGCTGCTCTGCTCTCTGGGCTTCCATACG GGACACAGGGTCAGACAAGTTTCATCCTGACTCAGAGTGGGAACCTCCAGTGCACAAATATCCTCCATGTGGTGGGACAGACCGACCCGAAATGTATCCAGAGGTGCGTCCTGGATGTCCTGCAGGAGTGCAACAGGCTGCAAATGGCTTCCGTTGCCCTCCCAGCCATgggcacag GTGCGGGGCAAGTTCCTGCCAGTATCGTTGCCGGCGCCATGTTGGACGGAGTGGAGGATTTTGTTAAATCCCAAGCGGCACCGTCAGTTACGACTGTCAGAATTGTCATCTTCCAGCAGCCCATGCTGAGCGACTTCTACACGAGCATGAAGGGGAAGGAAGGGACAGCCGTGTCGCAGCCACAGTCCATGTTCAGCAAACTCTACT CCTGGGCTCTACCAGCCAAGAAGAAGCCCACCCAGAAGTTGACGGCATTTCAATTGACTGATAACATTGATCCGGCCATTATACACCTCTGTGCGGCCAATAAACAGGAGGTCAGCGACACCAGGTTGTGGCTGGGGAAACTAATTCTAGACGAGCAGTCTGAGGAGGTTCTCCAGGATGAGTGGGTCGGAGACTTTGAAGAGGCCGAGCAACAGGCACTATCAGATTTACAGAAGAGGCTACAGGTCTTTATTGAGTATGAACCTTCCACTCCTTCTGTGAAGGTCTCGGGCCTCACCAGGGATGTCATGGAGGCCACCAAGGAAATCCAGGCCATGATAAAGCAAATAAGGGACCAGAGAACCACGGAACGTGAGGCTGAGCTGTACAGTAACCTGGTGGAATGGAGCTACCATGATGGCAGGAGAATGGTCCCATTCGATAAACTGACAAACCTACAACTGGAGGAGGCGGCAAGTGAGAAGAAGCGCCAGGTTACTGTGAGGGTGAAGGGAATGGAACTCACTGTTGATATAAACAACAGAAAGGCTACAGACTCTCGCGGAAACACCAAGGAGATCAGGCGGGTGGCCAAACACG AAGGAGAGACCTTGAATTTACCTcaaaactgggatccaatggggaAAGAGCAAGTCAAGGTGGTACAATTGGCCGTTAATTCCCCAGAATACACCACTGTCCAGGGCAAATTCGCCCAGACCTGCGCCATGAACATCCTTAAG ATTGAGCGGATCCAGAACCAAGCTCTGTGGCAGAACTATCAGATCAAAAAGAACCATCTTGACAACAAATATGGCGGCACCACCAACGAAATGCAGCTGTTCCACGGCACCGACAGCGCT